One stretch of Amycolatopsis sp. 195334CR DNA includes these proteins:
- a CDS encoding DUF3817 domain-containing protein, whose protein sequence is MVSTEKRVADLRGPLTRFRVAAYVTGVGLLGLVVVMIWRYVFDNPGPSAVYSPIHGVVFMVYAALTVDLAIKARWSWKAVAGVLLAGCIPFVSFLVERKVTAKTQAGEKL, encoded by the coding sequence ATGGTGAGCACCGAGAAGCGCGTTGCCGACCTGCGCGGGCCGCTGACCCGGTTCCGCGTGGCCGCCTACGTCACCGGCGTCGGCCTCCTCGGCCTCGTCGTGGTGATGATCTGGCGGTACGTGTTCGACAACCCGGGCCCCTCGGCGGTCTACTCGCCGATCCACGGCGTGGTCTTCATGGTCTACGCCGCGCTCACCGTCGACCTGGCGATCAAGGCCCGCTGGTCGTGGAAGGCCGTGGCCGGCGTGCTGCTGGCCGGCTGCATCCCGTTCGTGTCCTTCCTGGTCGAACGCAAGGTCACCGCGAAGACCCAGGCGGGCGAGAAGCTGTAA
- a CDS encoding TetR/AcrR family transcriptional regulator, with protein MTGTTHRTQAERRAATRTALLDATIDCLVELGYARTSVQEICARAGVSKGAVQHHFSAKAELMAAAVEHLTNRLKSELAASLTRLPSGADGIPAAIDLLWEGYSGTLATAVTELWVAARTDDELRAAIRPVDRALGRSTLEQISTVAGDLPQDRAEVLFWLTVNLTRGLALDAELGGDPKRRKQLLDEWKRIAVLLYGHG; from the coding sequence GTGACCGGCACAACACACCGCACCCAGGCGGAGCGACGGGCGGCCACCCGGACCGCCCTGCTCGACGCGACCATCGACTGCCTGGTCGAACTCGGCTACGCCCGCACCTCGGTGCAGGAGATCTGCGCCAGGGCCGGGGTGTCGAAGGGCGCCGTGCAGCACCACTTCTCGGCCAAGGCGGAGCTGATGGCCGCCGCCGTGGAGCACCTGACGAACCGGCTGAAGTCCGAGCTGGCCGCCTCGCTGACCCGGCTGCCCTCGGGCGCGGACGGCATCCCGGCGGCGATCGACCTGCTCTGGGAGGGCTACTCGGGCACGCTGGCCACCGCGGTCACCGAACTCTGGGTGGCCGCACGCACCGACGACGAACTGCGCGCGGCGATCCGGCCGGTGGACCGGGCACTGGGCCGCTCCACCCTGGAGCAGATCTCGACGGTGGCCGGTGACCTGCCGCAGGACCGCGCCGAAGTGCTGTTCTGGCTCACCGTCAACCTGACCAGGGGCCTGGCGCTGGACGCGGAGCTGGGCGGGGATCCCAAGCGGCGCAAGCAGTTGCTCGACGAGTGGAAGCGGATCGCGGTGCTGTTGTACGGGCACGGTTAG
- a CDS encoding CaiB/BaiF CoA-transferase family protein produces MPTKAGPLAGLKVIELAGLAPAPFACTILADLGADVIRVDRAKPGEDVLGFAYDPLMRGRRSIGVNTKTPEGVELVLKLTETADVLIEGFRPGVAERMGLGPEQVHARNPRLVYGRMTGWGQDGPLAPAAGHDINYIGLAGALEPVGRAGERPVPPLNLVGDFGGGGLLLAMGVLAALHERTSSGRGQVVDASMVEGAALLTTHLHGLRAAGVWPGERGDNMLDGGAPFYDTYETADGKYVAVGAIEMRFWADLVKVLGLDPAELPVHVDKNEWPRLRKILAEAIGKHTRDELVAKAEGTDACLTPVLSPWEAVEHPHNRARGTFVEIGGVVQPAPAPRFDRTPAATPEPPHEKGADTDEVLAEFGVTGVAELRNAGVIS; encoded by the coding sequence ATGCCGACCAAAGCTGGCCCGCTCGCCGGGCTGAAGGTGATCGAACTGGCCGGGCTCGCGCCCGCGCCGTTCGCCTGCACGATCCTGGCCGACCTCGGCGCGGACGTGATCCGGGTGGATCGCGCCAAGCCGGGGGAGGACGTGCTGGGCTTCGCGTACGACCCGCTGATGCGCGGCAGGCGCTCGATCGGGGTGAACACCAAGACGCCCGAGGGCGTGGAGCTGGTGCTCAAGCTGACCGAAACCGCCGACGTGCTGATCGAGGGCTTCCGGCCGGGCGTGGCCGAGCGGATGGGGCTGGGCCCGGAGCAGGTGCACGCCCGCAACCCGCGGTTGGTCTACGGCCGGATGACCGGCTGGGGCCAGGACGGTCCGCTGGCGCCCGCGGCCGGGCACGACATCAACTACATCGGCCTGGCCGGGGCGCTGGAGCCGGTCGGCCGGGCGGGGGAGCGGCCGGTGCCGCCGCTGAACCTGGTCGGCGATTTCGGCGGCGGCGGGCTGCTGCTGGCGATGGGCGTGCTGGCCGCGTTGCACGAGCGCACCTCGTCCGGGCGGGGGCAGGTGGTCGACGCCTCGATGGTGGAGGGCGCGGCCCTGCTCACCACGCACCTGCACGGCCTGCGGGCGGCGGGGGTGTGGCCGGGGGAGCGCGGCGACAACATGCTCGACGGCGGTGCGCCCTTCTACGACACCTACGAGACCGCCGACGGCAAGTACGTCGCGGTCGGTGCGATCGAAATGCGGTTCTGGGCGGATCTGGTCAAGGTGCTCGGCCTCGACCCGGCCGAGTTGCCGGTGCACGTGGACAAGAACGAATGGCCGCGGCTGCGCAAGATCCTGGCCGAGGCGATCGGCAAGCACACCAGGGACGAGCTGGTGGCCAAGGCCGAGGGCACCGACGCCTGCCTGACGCCGGTGCTCTCGCCGTGGGAGGCGGTCGAGCACCCGCACAACCGGGCGCGCGGCACCTTCGTCGAGATCGGCGGGGTGGTGCAGCCCGCGCCGGCGCCGCGGTTCGACCGGACCCCGGCCGCGACGCCGGAGCCACCGCACGAAAAGGGCGCCGACACCGACGAGGTGCTGGCGGAGTTCGGGGTTACCGGAGTGGCGGAGCTTCGGAACGCCGGAGTCATTAGTTAA
- a CDS encoding acyl-CoA dehydrogenase family protein has product MPLQIQKSSWSNPDLEDFRDLARTFCQKELVPNQERWMAEKKVDRELWTKAGEVGLLALSIPEEYGGGGGTFAHEAVLYEEQARCGDGAWGVTVHNGIVAHYLLHYATEERKREWLPKFASGEFVGAVAMTEPGTGSDLQSIKTRAVRDGDEYVLNGAKTFITNGYHADLVVVACKTDPDAGAQGVSLIAVETDTPGFRRGRVLDKVGLKGQDTAELFFDDVRVPAANLLGEEGHGFIQLMQQLPQERLIIAVTAVAGMEAAIDQTIAYTKDRTAFGRPIYNFQNTKFKLAEAATEAAVSRAFLDQCIERHLKGELDVQGAAMAKLWTTERINKVVDDCLQLFGGYGYMTEYPIARAWADIRISRIFGGTSEIMKEIISRTL; this is encoded by the coding sequence GTGCCACTGCAGATTCAGAAGAGCTCATGGAGCAACCCCGATCTCGAGGACTTCCGCGACCTCGCGCGCACCTTCTGCCAGAAGGAACTGGTGCCCAACCAGGAACGCTGGATGGCGGAGAAGAAGGTCGACCGCGAGCTGTGGACGAAGGCCGGTGAGGTCGGCCTGCTCGCGCTGTCCATCCCGGAGGAGTACGGCGGTGGTGGCGGCACCTTCGCCCACGAGGCCGTGCTCTACGAGGAGCAGGCTCGCTGCGGGGACGGCGCCTGGGGGGTGACGGTGCACAACGGCATCGTCGCGCACTACCTCCTGCACTACGCGACCGAGGAGCGCAAGCGCGAGTGGCTGCCGAAGTTCGCCTCCGGTGAGTTCGTCGGCGCGGTCGCGATGACCGAACCGGGCACCGGCTCGGACCTGCAGAGCATCAAGACCCGCGCGGTCCGCGACGGCGACGAGTACGTGCTCAACGGGGCCAAGACCTTCATCACCAACGGTTACCACGCCGACCTGGTGGTGGTCGCCTGCAAGACCGACCCGGACGCCGGGGCGCAGGGCGTCTCGCTGATCGCGGTGGAGACCGACACCCCGGGCTTCCGGCGCGGTCGGGTGCTCGACAAGGTCGGGCTCAAGGGCCAGGACACCGCCGAGTTGTTCTTCGACGACGTGCGCGTGCCCGCGGCGAACCTCCTCGGCGAGGAGGGCCACGGCTTCATCCAGCTGATGCAGCAGCTACCGCAGGAGCGGCTGATCATCGCGGTCACCGCGGTGGCGGGCATGGAGGCGGCGATCGACCAGACCATCGCCTACACCAAGGACCGCACCGCCTTCGGCAGGCCGATCTACAACTTCCAGAACACCAAGTTCAAGCTCGCCGAGGCGGCCACCGAGGCCGCCGTCTCGCGGGCCTTCCTCGACCAGTGCATCGAGCGCCACCTCAAGGGCGAGCTGGACGTGCAGGGCGCGGCGATGGCGAAGCTGTGGACCACCGAGCGGATCAACAAGGTGGTCGACGACTGCCTGCAGCTGTTCGGCGGCTACGGCTACATGACCGAGTACCCGATCGCGCGGGCCTGGGCGGACATCCGGATCTCCCGGATCTTCGGCGGGACCAGCGAGATCATGAAGGAAATCATTTCGAGGACGCTCTGA
- a CDS encoding carbon-nitrogen hydrolase family protein, with amino-acid sequence MPEATVSALQLAASRDTRTTLDRILGYEAEIRGSDVVVLPEAVLGGYPAAGLSGERFTRYFEQAVEVPGPEIDELAGLSARTGATLVVGVVERDGSTLYCTAVFLDPVTGYAGKHRKLVPTMRERLVWGRGDGSTLPVVPTAAGLAGAALCWENYLPLLRAAMYAKGIRVWCAPTVDDREVWRSTVRHIAAEGRCFVVSACPYDPEGDDPFAGGSLIAGPSGDVLAGPLLDAEGLVTAKIDPDETIASRVELDVSGHYSRPDVFSLTVDETPRPGVTFHRD; translated from the coding sequence ATGCCCGAAGCCACCGTCTCGGCGCTGCAGCTCGCGGCGAGCCGGGACACCCGGACCACGCTGGACCGGATTCTCGGCTACGAGGCGGAAATCCGGGGTTCGGACGTGGTGGTGCTGCCCGAGGCCGTGCTCGGCGGTTATCCCGCCGCCGGGCTGAGCGGCGAGCGGTTCACCCGGTACTTCGAGCAGGCCGTCGAGGTACCGGGGCCGGAGATCGACGAGCTGGCCGGGTTGTCCGCGCGCACCGGGGCGACGCTCGTGGTGGGCGTGGTCGAGCGCGACGGGTCCACTTTGTACTGCACGGCGGTGTTCCTCGACCCGGTGACCGGGTACGCGGGCAAGCACCGCAAGCTGGTGCCGACCATGCGGGAACGCCTGGTGTGGGGCCGCGGTGACGGTTCGACGCTGCCGGTGGTGCCCACCGCGGCCGGGCTCGCCGGGGCCGCGCTGTGCTGGGAGAACTACCTGCCGCTGCTGCGCGCGGCCATGTACGCCAAGGGGATCCGCGTCTGGTGTGCGCCCACTGTGGACGATCGTGAGGTCTGGCGCTCGACCGTGCGGCACATCGCCGCCGAAGGGCGTTGCTTCGTGGTCAGCGCCTGTCCGTACGACCCCGAGGGGGACGACCCGTTCGCCGGGGGCAGCCTGATCGCCGGGCCGTCGGGTGACGTTCTCGCGGGCCCGCTGCTCGACGCCGAAGGCCTGGTCACCGCGAAGATCGACCCGGACGAGACGATCGCCTCACGCGTCGAGCTCGACGTGTCCGGCCACTACTCGCGGCCGGACGTGTTTTCCCTGACGGTGGACGAAACCCCGCGTCCCGGCGTCACCTTCCACCGCGACTAG
- a CDS encoding succinic semialdehyde dehydrogenase, which translates to MTSTTPAPTGQQSSRPSTVGGVVGAPSAARAAQLVRRATGGADRAPAEITSPFTGLITAALPQADDTEARTAFAAAREAQRAWAAVPVAERQRILIRLHDLLLERQDEALDLVQVEAGKARMDAFDEVSGSALVAAYYGKHSARILSPRRAAGVIPVLTKAGEIRHPKGVIGVITPWNYPLALTAMDVLPALAAGNTVVQKPDNQTALSALWLHELAEEAGLPAGVWQIVLGRGSAIGDALVEESDYLCFTGSTPTGKRLAEQVAGRLTGYSLELGGKNPMIVLPDANPAKAAAGAVTACFSSAGQLCVSVERIYVHESIREEFTKAFVAKTEALRLGAKLDHSADMGSLTSDSQLATVSAHVEDAKANGATVLTGGHARPDLGPLFYAPTVLTDVTPAAKLFAEETFGPVVAVYGYTEIDDAVDRANDTVYGLNASVWCRDTRAGAAVAARLKAGTVNVNEGYAATFGSVGVPMGGMKESGFGRRNGAEGLLKYTEAQSIAVQRGLKLRPFRGLPPKLWVKSMTSSMKALRRLPR; encoded by the coding sequence ATGACCAGCACCACGCCCGCGCCCACCGGTCAGCAGTCCTCCCGGCCGAGCACCGTGGGCGGCGTGGTCGGCGCGCCTTCGGCCGCGCGGGCGGCGCAGCTGGTCCGCCGGGCCACCGGCGGGGCCGACCGGGCGCCCGCCGAGATCACCTCGCCGTTCACCGGCCTGATCACCGCGGCGCTGCCCCAGGCGGACGACACCGAGGCCCGCACCGCCTTCGCCGCGGCCAGGGAGGCGCAGCGCGCCTGGGCGGCGGTGCCGGTGGCGGAACGCCAGCGCATCCTCATCCGCCTGCACGACCTGCTGCTCGAACGCCAGGACGAGGCGCTCGACCTGGTCCAGGTCGAGGCGGGCAAGGCCAGGATGGACGCCTTCGACGAGGTCAGCGGCTCGGCGCTGGTCGCGGCCTACTACGGCAAGCACAGCGCGCGCATCCTGTCCCCGCGCCGCGCCGCCGGGGTGATCCCGGTGCTCACCAAGGCGGGTGAGATCCGGCACCCGAAGGGCGTGATCGGGGTGATCACCCCGTGGAACTACCCGCTCGCGCTGACCGCGATGGACGTGCTGCCCGCGCTGGCGGCGGGCAACACCGTGGTGCAGAAGCCGGACAACCAGACCGCGTTGTCCGCGCTCTGGCTGCACGAACTCGCCGAGGAAGCCGGGCTCCCCGCCGGGGTGTGGCAGATCGTGCTCGGCCGCGGTTCGGCGATCGGCGACGCGCTGGTCGAGGAGTCCGACTACCTCTGCTTCACCGGGTCCACGCCGACCGGCAAACGGCTGGCCGAGCAGGTCGCCGGCCGGCTGACCGGGTACTCGCTCGAACTCGGCGGCAAGAACCCGATGATCGTGCTGCCGGACGCGAACCCGGCCAAGGCCGCCGCCGGCGCGGTCACCGCCTGCTTCTCCTCGGCCGGGCAGCTGTGCGTCTCGGTCGAGCGGATCTACGTCCACGAGAGCATTCGCGAGGAGTTCACCAAGGCCTTCGTGGCGAAGACCGAGGCGCTGCGGCTCGGCGCGAAGCTCGACCACTCCGCCGACATGGGCTCGCTGACCTCCGACAGCCAGCTCGCCACCGTCTCGGCGCACGTCGAGGACGCGAAGGCGAACGGCGCGACCGTGCTCACCGGCGGGCACGCACGGCCCGATCTCGGCCCGCTGTTCTACGCGCCGACCGTGCTCACCGACGTCACCCCGGCCGCGAAGCTGTTCGCCGAGGAGACCTTCGGCCCGGTGGTGGCGGTCTACGGCTACACCGAGATCGACGACGCGGTGGACCGCGCGAACGACACCGTCTACGGCCTCAACGCGAGCGTGTGGTGCCGCGACACCCGGGCGGGCGCGGCCGTGGCCGCCCGGCTGAAGGCGGGCACGGTCAACGTGAACGAGGGTTACGCGGCCACCTTCGGCAGCGTCGGCGTGCCGATGGGCGGGATGAAGGAGTCCGGGTTCGGCCGCCGCAACGGCGCCGAGGGGCTGCTCAAGTACACCGAGGCGCAGTCGATCGCGGTGCAGCGCGGGCTCAAGCTGCGGCCGTTCCGCGGTCTGCCGCCGAAGCTCTGGGTGAAGAGCATGACCTCGAGCATGAAAGCCTTGCGTCGCCTGCCCCGCTGA
- a CDS encoding lytic transglycosylase domain-containing protein, with protein sequence MAGRAGIVTAVLAVAGAGVWVVAQASVPESGPVTTEIPALQVQAAPVEPGTQAPVDASVGGAQQQGQPQQRSTGDLLADWSQRAAPVMGVPPRALQAYGNAELAARAELPGCKLSWATLAGIGRIESNHGQYGGAALGADGLPSKPIIGVPLDGSPGVKAIGDTDGGRFDGDSTHDRAVGPMQFIPSTWAKYNSDGNGDGVGDPQQIDDAALAAARYLCAGGRDMAAAQGWWAGIMSYNNSIEYAQKVFGLADGYAKSARTLTAN encoded by the coding sequence ATGGCCGGGCGAGCGGGGATCGTGACCGCGGTGCTCGCGGTGGCCGGCGCCGGGGTGTGGGTGGTCGCCCAGGCCAGCGTCCCGGAGTCGGGGCCGGTCACCACGGAGATCCCCGCGCTGCAGGTGCAGGCCGCGCCGGTGGAGCCGGGCACGCAGGCCCCGGTGGACGCTTCGGTGGGCGGGGCGCAGCAGCAGGGGCAGCCCCAGCAGCGCTCGACCGGTGACCTGCTGGCCGACTGGTCGCAGCGGGCGGCGCCGGTGATGGGGGTGCCGCCGCGGGCGTTGCAGGCCTATGGGAACGCCGAACTGGCGGCGCGGGCGGAACTGCCCGGCTGCAAGCTCTCCTGGGCGACGCTGGCCGGGATCGGGCGGATCGAGTCGAACCACGGGCAGTACGGCGGGGCCGCGCTCGGCGCCGACGGGTTGCCGTCAAAGCCGATCATCGGTGTGCCGCTGGACGGTTCGCCGGGCGTCAAGGCCATCGGCGACACCGACGGCGGCCGCTTCGACGGGGACTCCACGCACGACCGCGCGGTCGGGCCGATGCAGTTCATCCCGAGCACGTGGGCGAAGTACAACTCGGACGGCAACGGCGACGGCGTCGGCGACCCCCAGCAGATCGACGACGCCGCGCTGGCCGCCGCGCGCTACCTGTGCGCCGGCGGCCGCGACATGGCGGCCGCGCAGGGCTGGTGGGCCGGGATCATGTCGTACAACAACTCGATCGAGTACGCGCAAAAGGTCTTCGGCCTGGCGGACGGCTACGCGAAATCCGCGCGCACCCTCACCGCGAACTGA
- a CDS encoding MFS transporter, which yields MSAPTLPAPPAARPGLALATVLTAQLMLILDVTVMNVALPGIQAELGFSQTGLSWVITAYSLVFGGLLLLGGRAGDLFGRRRLFLFGVAVFTAASLLGGLADSAFWLVTARMLQGVGAAAAGPSTLALITTTFTEPAARTRALALFTSVASGGFALGLLVGGLLTDWFSWRAALFINVPFGIAVCLLATRYVVEPPRTRARLDLPGALLATLGIAALVYGFNQAATSGWTAGTTVLSLAGGLVLLAVFVLVELRTRQPLMPLGLFADRDRAAAYLNFFFGPMAMMSMFYFLTQFMQELSGFGPLATGFAFLPMAGAVFGLSRSVPRLLPRFGPKVLTITGCVLMIAGLAWLTRLTPDTAYFPGLFGPMLLMGLGAGTAFTPLNVIVMASVRPEDAGAAGGVLQTMQQLGSTVGLAVLVTVFGVASRGVEGALGLTEGMTAAFTAAAVIATGTLVVALTFRRKGVTASRPPGSSR from the coding sequence ATGTCCGCACCCACGCTTCCGGCACCACCGGCCGCCCGGCCGGGGCTGGCGCTGGCCACCGTGCTCACCGCGCAGCTCATGCTCATCCTCGACGTCACCGTGATGAACGTGGCGCTGCCCGGCATCCAGGCCGAACTCGGCTTCAGCCAGACCGGCCTGTCCTGGGTGATCACCGCGTACAGCCTGGTCTTCGGCGGGCTGCTGCTGCTCGGCGGCCGGGCCGGCGACCTGTTCGGCAGACGGCGGCTGTTCCTGTTCGGCGTCGCCGTGTTCACCGCCGCCTCCCTGCTCGGCGGCCTCGCCGACTCGGCGTTCTGGCTGGTCACCGCGCGCATGCTGCAGGGCGTCGGCGCCGCGGCCGCCGGGCCGAGCACGCTCGCGCTGATCACCACCACCTTCACCGAACCGGCCGCCCGCACCAGGGCCCTGGCCCTGTTCACCAGCGTCGCCAGCGGCGGGTTCGCACTCGGACTGCTGGTCGGCGGCCTGCTCACCGACTGGTTCTCGTGGCGCGCGGCGTTGTTCATCAACGTGCCGTTCGGCATCGCGGTCTGCCTGCTCGCCACCCGGTACGTGGTCGAACCACCACGCACCCGCGCCCGGCTCGACCTGCCCGGCGCGCTGCTGGCCACGCTCGGCATCGCGGCGCTCGTCTACGGCTTCAACCAGGCTGCCACCAGCGGCTGGACCGCGGGCACCACGGTGCTGAGCCTGGCCGGCGGGCTGGTGCTGCTGGCGGTGTTCGTGCTGGTCGAACTGCGCACGCGGCAGCCGCTGATGCCGCTGGGCCTGTTCGCCGACCGGGACCGCGCGGCGGCCTACCTCAACTTCTTCTTCGGCCCGATGGCGATGATGTCGATGTTCTACTTCCTCACCCAGTTCATGCAGGAGCTGAGCGGGTTCGGGCCGCTGGCCACCGGGTTCGCCTTCCTGCCGATGGCGGGCGCGGTGTTCGGACTGAGCCGGTCGGTGCCGCGGCTGCTGCCCCGGTTCGGGCCGAAGGTGCTCACCATCACCGGGTGCGTGCTGATGATCGCCGGGCTCGCCTGGCTGACCCGGCTCACCCCGGACACGGCGTACTTCCCCGGGTTGTTCGGGCCGATGCTGCTGATGGGCCTGGGCGCGGGGACCGCGTTCACCCCGCTCAACGTGATCGTCATGGCGAGCGTGCGCCCGGAGGACGCCGGGGCGGCGGGCGGGGTGCTGCAGACCATGCAGCAACTGGGGTCGACCGTGGGGCTGGCCGTGCTGGTGACGGTGTTCGGGGTGGCTTCGCGAGGGGTGGAGGGGGCGCTGGGGCTGACCGAGGGCATGACCGCGGCGTTCACCGCGGCCGCCGTGATCGCCACCGGGACGCTGGTGGTGGCGCTGACCTTCCGGCGGAAGGGGGTTACAGCTTCTCGCCCGCCTGGGTCTTCGCGGTGA
- a CDS encoding helix-turn-helix transcriptional regulator has product MTGDPGVDALIQQWAAEREQSAEEREADRIASAWLADMPQAPPGIPGQRARTGSTGWAPLEAADPGYVEAMRGRLPEVPVELLSAAAGWWQMIGPVAEAEKWWDAGLSPLDQRALDYRAAGLTPADLGKRLGPMTVLQHLRRGSAPAWCVARLARQRRDAG; this is encoded by the coding sequence ATGACCGGGGATCCCGGAGTGGACGCGTTGATCCAGCAGTGGGCTGCCGAGCGCGAGCAGAGCGCGGAAGAGCGTGAGGCGGACCGGATCGCGTCGGCGTGGCTCGCCGACATGCCACAGGCCCCGCCGGGCATTCCCGGCCAGCGGGCCCGGACCGGCTCGACCGGGTGGGCGCCGCTCGAGGCGGCCGACCCCGGGTACGTGGAAGCCATGCGCGGCAGGCTGCCGGAGGTTCCGGTGGAACTGCTCAGCGCCGCCGCCGGCTGGTGGCAGATGATCGGCCCGGTGGCCGAGGCCGAGAAGTGGTGGGACGCCGGGCTCAGCCCGCTCGACCAGCGCGCGCTGGACTACCGCGCGGCCGGGCTCACCCCGGCCGATCTGGGCAAGCGGCTCGGCCCGATGACCGTGTTGCAGCACCTGCGCCGGGGCAGCGCGCCCGCGTGGTGCGTGGCCAGGCTCGCCCGCCAGCGCCGCGACGCGGGCTGA